From Carya illinoinensis cultivar Pawnee chromosome 5, C.illinoinensisPawnee_v1, whole genome shotgun sequence, one genomic window encodes:
- the LOC122309194 gene encoding vacuolar-sorting protein BRO1-like, translated as MAASSPSSSATATNVMLAIFEKKTTSVDLYRPLRNYIAFNYSDREAQNLEDDLQTLKQFRSDLERQPDPTPSARRDLLQNYFKALCLVETRFPISPDKDHINTVTFTWHDAFKQKQKASQQNIHLEKAAVLFNLGAVYSQIGLSYDRSTVDGRKLASHAFMGAAGAFAFLRDNASTKASIGSSTTVDISLECAGMLERLMLAQAQECVFENSIAKGSTPGVCAKISRQVGVYYEEALAALNVAPLNQHFEKAWISHVQLKAALFYAEACYRYSLELHEKEDIAEEIARLRSGVSALTEVKKSSKGASAQLLEAISKLEANLNRNLERAMKENDRVYLMRVPSPSSLPPLSAFSLVKPVAMNEVLDASREKMFASLVPDSSAKALSRYTEMADDIIRTQAEKLQQASELTRVRLKEMDLPESILALEGNFTLPTDLKEDVEAVQISGGPAGLEAELQQLRDLRRVNQEMLIQVEELLQKEAREDAQFRSQFGTRWTRPQSSTLTKNLQDRLNRFAANLKQAAESDGRIERSVREHSALMSILDRRPIESALPTLARPIMSLDANEDAVVGALKQSLRQLETLGAQRAGLEDMLKEMKRKDDILPKLMTSTGSYEDLFRKEISKYDHICEDIAQNIEAQEQLLLQIQAQNDDFSAIFNLEDYKASREKCYKQIQAAIAKFREIKENINEGLKFYVTLQDAITNVKQQCSDFVMTRSIQCREMIEDVQRQMAGLSFQDGKSTSAYNHNYASVGHQNQRSNSQQQADPRPQTPYYQPRELPTMPGYANPPPYSSPQPPLPPYQVPAASAGPYPPPQAQQQLPASHEYGQPAYPGWRGPYYNAHAQQHGSVPRPPYTIPAPYPPPHQSGYYQQQ; from the exons ATGGCCGCTTCTTCTCCGTCGTCGTCGGCGACTGCCACCAACGTAATGCTTGCGATATTCGAGAAGAAGACCACCTCCGTTGATCTCTACCGCCCGCTCCGCAACTACATCGCCTTCAACTACTCTGACCGCGAGGCCCAGAACCTCGAGGATGACCTCCAAACCCTAAAGCAGTTCCGCTCCGATCTCGAGCGCCAACCCGATCCGACCCCTTCAGCCCGTCGCGACCTCCTCCAGAATTACTTCAAGGCCCTTTGTCTCGTCGAGACTCGCTTCCCAATCTCACCAGACAAGGACCACATCAACACCGTCACCTTCACCTGGCACGACGCGTTTAAGCAGAAGCAGAAAGCCTCGCAGCAGAATATTCATTTGGAGAAGGCTGCCGTGCTATTCAATCTGGGCGCTGTGTACAGCCAGATTGGGCTCTCCTACGATCGGTCCACGGTCGATGGGCGGAAGCTGGCATCGCACGCGTTCATGGGGGCGGCCGGGGCGTTCGCGTTTTTAAGAGACAATGCTTCAACCAAAGCGTCGATCGGGAGCTCGACCACCGTGGACATATCCTTGGAGTGCGCCGGGATGCTCGAGCGCCTAATGCTTGCGCAGGCCCAGGAGTGCGTGTTCGAGAATAGCATAGCTAAAGGGAGTACCCCGGGGGTCTGCGCCAAGATCTCCAGGCAG GTTGGGGTGTACTACGAAGAAGCTTTGGCAGCCCTGAATGTTGCACCTTTAAACCAGCATTTTGAAAAGGCCTGGATATCTCATGTGCAACTAAAGGCAGCTCTGTTTTACGCAGAAGCTTGCTATAGGTACAGTCTAGAGCTTCACGAGAAGGAAGACATTGCAGAGGAAATCGCACGGTTGAGGAGTGGGGTCAGTGCTTTAACCGAGGTAAAGAAATCCTCAAAGGGAGCTTCAGCGCAACTTCTGGAAGCAATCAGCAAGTTAGAGGCTAATCTCAACCGAAATTTGGAGAGGGCCATGAAGGAGAACGATAGAGTTTACCTCATGAGGGTTCCTTCCCCGAGTTCCTTgccacctctttcagcattctCCCTGGTCAAGCCAGTGGCAATGAATGAGGTACTGGATGCAAGCAGGGAGAAGATGTTTGCAAGCCTTGTTCCAGACAGCAGTGCTAAGGCACTTTCCAGGTACACTGAAATGGCGGATGACATTATCAGAACGCAAGCTGAAAAGTTACAACAAGCCAGTGAGTTGACCCGAGTAAGGCTCAAGGAGATGGACCTACCGGAATCTATTCTTGCTTTAGAAGGGAATTTTACTCTTCCAACAGATCTTAAAGAAGATGTGGAGGCAGTGCAGATAAGTGGGGGCCCAGCTGGTTTGGAAGCAGAGTTACAGCAACTTAGGGATCTGAGGAGGGTGAACCAGGAAATGCTGATCCAGGTAGAGGAACTCTTGCAGAAAGAGGCAAGAGAAGATGCTCAATTTAGAAGCCAATTTGGAACGCGTTGGACTAGACCTCAGTCCAGCACTCTTACAAAGAACTTACAGGATAGGTTGAACAGATTTGCAGCTAACTTGAAGCAAGCTGCAGAAAGTGATGGCCGGATCGAGCGTTCAGTGAGGGAACATTCAGCACTTATGTCAATCCTTGATCGCCGTCCA ATTGAATCAGCCCTCCCAACGTTGGCTAGGCCAATAATGTCCCTAGATGCCAATGAAGATGCTGTTGTTGGGGCCCTGAAGCAGAGCttg AGGCAATTGGAAACTCTTGGTGCACAACGGGCTGGTCTTGAAGACATGCTTAAAGAGATGAAAAGGAAG GATGATATACTACCAAAGCTGATGACATCAACTGGCTCCTATGAGGATCTTTTCAGAAAGGAGATATCAAAGTACGATCACATATGTGAAGACATTGCCCAAAATATTGAAGCACAGGAACAATTATTGCTGCAAATCCAG GCtcaaaatgatgatttttctgCCATCTTTAATCTTGAAGATTATAAAG CATCGCGTGAGAAATGTTACAAGCAGATTCAAGCTGCCATTGCAAAGTTTCGAGAGATTAAGGAGAACATCAATGAAGGATTGAAGTTCTATGTTACTCTTCAG GATGCAATCACAAATGTAAAGCAGCAGTGTAGTGATTTTGTCATGACCAGAAGCATCCAGTGCCGGGAAATGATAGAAGATGTGCAAAGACAAATGGCAGGCCTCAGTTTCCAGGATGGTAAAAGCACAAGTGCGTACAACCACAACTACGCTTCGGTAGGACATCAGAATCAGAGATCTAATTCACAGCAGCAAGCAGATCCTCGTCCACAGACACCTTATTACCAGCCACGTGAGCTACCGACAATGCCAGGGTATGCTAACCCTCCCCCTTATAGCTCCCCTCAGCCACCACTGCCTCCTTACCAAGTTCCAGCTGCTTCTGCTGGTCCGTATCCACCTCCTCAGGCCCAACAGCAGCTTCCTGCAAGCCACGAGTATGGCCAACCTGCTTATCCGGGGTGGCGAGGCCCATACTACAATGCCCATGCACAACAACATGGATCTGTTCCTCGGCCTCCATATACCATTCCAGCTCCATATCCTCCTCCTCACCAAAGTGGCTACTATCAGCAACAATAG
- the LOC122309198 gene encoding sarcoplasmic reticulum histidine-rich calcium-binding protein has protein sequence MDAKRFIQLVEEKKKRALEKKEAPLKWEQKLEAAAKAKADAEAKERKLKATKHKRKSVSHSDNDSDSNSSDGGRKSNKRSHKRHRKHAHSDSSGDNERKKEKKTKQKMRRQSSSSSDDSADDHEGGSGEDWKRKRQNHRRHRHHDSRSDSDSSSSDDDGEVIKRRGHAKRHKHHRRLESSTSDSFSENDAKIRKRSHAKHHKRHERSESIESASDDNHEEAGKRARHMTSGPQGHYRHKH, from the coding sequence ATGGACGCCAAGAGGTTCATCCAATTGgttgaggagaaaaagaagagagcTTTGGAGAAGAAGGAGGCCCCTTTGAAATGGGAGCAGAAGCTAGAAGCTGCTGCTAAGGCAAAGGCTGATGCTGAAGCCAAAGAGAGGAAGCTGAAGGCTACAAAGCATAAAAGAAAATCAGTGTCCCATTCAGATAATGACAGTGATAGTAACAGCAGTGATGGGGGAAGGAAGTCGAATAAAAGAAGCCACAAGAGGCACAGGAAGCATGCCCACTCTGACTCGAGTGGTgacaatgaaagaaaaaaggagaagaaaaccaAGCAAAAGATGAGGAGACAATCCTCTAGCTCAAGTGATGATAGTGCTGATGACCATGAAGGTGGATCAGGTGAAGATTGGAAGAGAAAAAGGCAAAACCACAGAAGGCACAGGCATCATGATTCAAGATCTGATTCTGATAGTTCTTCgagtgatgatgatggtgagGTAATCAAGAGGAGAGGCCATGCAAAGCGTCACAAACACCACAGACGGTTGGAATCTAGTACTTCAGATTCTTTTAGTGAGAACGATGCAAAAATTCGAAAGAGAAGTCATGCAAAGCACCACAAACGCCATGAAAGGAGTGAATCTATTGAAAGTGCATCAGATGACAACCATGAAGAAGCAGGTAAACGAGCAAGGCACATGACGTCTGGCCCCCAAGGCCACTACCGCCACAAACATTGA
- the LOC122309197 gene encoding fruit protein pKIWI502-like, producing MFLTLSPTRLCVKPSLPYAHFSPLLPPMCILRRLNLCQLRLLRYRRFSTVSAAAVRQDTTVWTQASLSEVEPAAESLFHVSIDLSDAPDLVASHTCAGQYLQLRVPDVSKPSFFAIASPPSFAAERGAFDFLVKSVSGSTAELLCGLKKGDVVELSQVMGRGFQIDRIEPPEVYSTVLIFATGSAISPIRSLIESGFNTSKRSDVRLYYGARNLKRMAYQDRFKHWESSGVKIVPVLSQPDDSWTGESGFVQAAFTREKRISSPQSVGAVLCGQNQMTEEVTTILVSDGVSSEKILKNF from the exons ATGTTCTTGACACTCTCCCCTACTCGCCTCTGTGTAAAGCCTTCTCTTCCCTATGCGCACTTTAGCCCTCTCCTCCCTCCCATGTGTATCCTACGCCGCCTCAACCTTTGCCAATTGAGGCTCCTCCGCTACCGCCGATTCTCCACCGTATCTGCCGCAGCAGTACGGCAGGATACCACCGTCTGGACCCAAGCGTCCCTCTCCGAAGTAGAGCCAGCCGCTGAGTCCCTCTTCCACGTGTCCATCGACCTATCCGACGCCCCCGACCTCGTCGCGTCCCACACCTGTGCCGGTCAGTACCTCCAGCTCCGAGTTCCCGACGTTTCCAAGCCTTCCTTCTTCGCAATCGCTTCCCCGCCCTCGTTCGCCGCTGAGCGTGGCGCTTTCGACTTCCTGGTGAAGAGTGTTTCTGGTTCGACCGCCGAGCTTCTCTGTGGCTTGAAGAAGGGAGATGTGGTTGAGCTCAGCCAGGTCATGGGCAGAGGCTTTCAAATCGACCGGATCGAGCCTCCCGAAGTTTATTCTACGGTTCTGATTTTCGCCACAGGATCGGCAATTAG TCCCATTCGGTCTCTCATTGAGTCTGGATTTAATACTTCTAAGAGATCTGATGTGAGGCTTTATTATGGTGCTAGAAACCTAAAGCGTATGGCTTATCAG GATAGATTTAAACATTGGGAATCTTCTGGGGTTAAGATTGTGCCCGTATTATCCCAACCAGATGACAGTTGGACCGGTGAAAGTGGCTTTGTCCAG GCTGCTTTCACTAGAGAGAAGCGAATTTCCAGTCCTCAGTCAGTTGGTGCTGTGCTCTGTGGGCAGAATCAGATGACTGAG GAAGTTACCACGATTCTTGTATCAGATGGAGTGTCAAGTGAGAAGATACTAAAGAACTTTTGA